GTCGAGAACACCGTGATGAACGGAAGGAGCACGTACACGAGCCACAGATCGCTCTCACCACCGATCAGCAGGAAGCCGAGGACCAGCACGGCGCGGGCCAGGTCGCACACGACCATCAACCGGCGCCGGTCCAGGCGGTCGACGAGGTAGCCGGCGGCCGGGGCCGCCAGGAACGAGGGAAGTTCCTGGGCGATGATCACGAGTGCCACCGACGTCGCGGTTCCTTCCAGCCGCAGCACGACATCGAACAGGGCCACCGTCAGGAACCAGTCGCCGCCGAGCGAGATCAGGCTCGCGATGTACAGACGACGGAAGTCCCGGTGCCGTCGCAGGACGCCGAGGCTGGCGCGCAAGCCGGTCGAGCGGGCGGCGGGAGCGGTGGACGATGTCGGATCGGACACGGCGCGCCAGCGTACCCTCGCCGCGCCCGTGGTTCGGTGCGCCTGAGGGCCACGGGCCGGCTCGGGTAGCATCGGGCCTGCGAACCGATGACCAGGCGCGTTCCACCTCTAGGAGGCGAAGCACACGATGGCACTGGGCTATGAAGGACAGCTCTACATCCTCGCGTTCGATCACCGGGGCTCGTTCCAGAAGAAGTTCTTCGGCGTCGCGGGTGATCCCACCCCGGAGGAGGCGCAGCGGATCTCCGACGCGAAGTCGGTGATCTACGAAGGAGCCCTCGCCGCCGCCGACCGGACACCCGAGCAGGCGATCCGCGAGTCGATGGGGGTCCTGGTCGACGAGCAGTTCGGGGCGGATGTCGCGCGTGACGCGCACAAGCGGGGGATCAAGCTCGCGATGCCGGTGGAAAAGAGCGGGCAGAACGAGTTCGACTTCCAGTACGGGGACGAGTTCGGCGCCCACATCCTCGACTTCGACCCCACGTTCTCCAAGGTGCTGGTCCGCTACAACCCCGAAGGCGACGGGGTGATGAACGCCCGGCAGTCGGCGAAGCTGAAGCAGCTGGGGGAGTGGCTCCACGCCAACGACCGGACCTATCTGTTCGAGATGCTCGTGCCCGCCGAGCCCCATCAGCTCGAGGCCGTGGGCGGTGACGAGGAGCGCTTCGACCGCGAGGTACGCCCGGCGCTGATGCGCAGGGCGATCGCCGAGCTCCAGCAGTCCGGGATCGAGCCGGACATCTGGAAGATCGAGGGGCTCGACGCACGCGAGGACTGCGAGGCCATCGCGGCGCAATGCCGGATCGGTGGGCGCGACGGGGTCGTGTGCATCGTGCTCGGTCGCGGCGCCGACGATTCGGCCTGCGACACCTGGTTGCGGACCGCGTCGGGCGTTCCCGGCTACGTCGGTCTCGCGATCGGTCGTTCGATCTGGTGGGATCCGCTCAAGGCCTACGTCGGCGGGCAGCTTCCCCGCGAGCAGGCCGCCGACCGGATCGCGGAGAACTACCTGCGGTTCGTGTCCGTGTACCGCGCCGGCTGAGCGACGAACACGAGAGAGAGGAAGCACGATGGCCGTGATCAAGACGATCGACCTGGTGGGCGTCTCGACCGTTTCGTGGCGCGACGCCGCGGAGCGAGCTCTCGACGAGGCGGCGAAGACGATCCGGGGGATCGAGGCGATGGACATCCTTGAGACGAGCGCGAAGGTGGAGGACGGGAAGATCTCCGAGTACAACACGCACGTCTCGATCCGGTTCCGCATCGAGCGTTGAGTGCGGATCCTCGTCATCGGCGGGACGGAATTCGTCGGCCGTACGTTCGTCGAGGCGGGGCTCGCGCAGGGCCACGAGCTCACCCTGTTCCACCGGGGTCGGACCGGGCGGGACCTGTTCCCCGACGCCGAGCGCCTGCTGGGCGACCGCGACGGCGGACTCGATGCTCTCCGGGGGCGTCGTTGGGACATGGTGCTCGACACGTGCGGATACGTCCCACGGCTCGTGCGCGACGCGGCCGAGATGCTCGCGGACGCCACCGAGCGCTACCTGTTCGTCTCGACGACGTCGGTCTACGCGGACGAGTCGCATCCGGGGATTGACGAAGGGGCGGCGCTCGCCGACCCGGAGCCCTTCGCCGACAGCGAAGAGGTGTCCGAGGAGAGCTACGGTCCCCTGAAGGTGCTGTGTGAACGGGCGGCTATGGACGCGTTCGGCGCCGAACGGACGCTGATCGTGCGCCCCGGCTACATCGTCGGCCCCTACGATCCCACCGATCGATTCACCGCTCATCTCGTGCGGGTCTGGCGGGGAGGGACGTTCCTCGCTCCGGGGCCACCGGACCTCGCGATGCAGGGGATCGATGTCCG
The sequence above is a segment of the Actinomycetota bacterium genome. Coding sequences within it:
- a CDS encoding NAD-dependent epimerase/dehydratase family protein; this translates as MRILVIGGTEFVGRTFVEAGLAQGHELTLFHRGRTGRDLFPDAERLLGDRDGGLDALRGRRWDMVLDTCGYVPRLVRDAAEMLADATERYLFVSTTSVYADESHPGIDEGAALADPEPFADSEEVSEESYGPLKVLCERAAMDAFGAERTLIVRPGYIVGPYDPTDRFTAHLVRVWRGGTFLAPGPPDLAMQGIDVRDLASWMLACAPQQTTGVFNAVGPATSIADILDCARRESRSDAEPVWVDAAFLLEAGVADEIPMWHPRPDEAGAMRFDPARAIGAGLNLRPIAETIRDTLAWRTPLLHERPLVAGLTPQREKELLYAWASRIG
- a CDS encoding dodecin family protein, translated to MAVIKTIDLVGVSTVSWRDAAERALDEAAKTIRGIEAMDILETSAKVEDGKISEYNTHVSIRFRIER
- a CDS encoding DUF2090 domain-containing protein, whose amino-acid sequence is MALGYEGQLYILAFDHRGSFQKKFFGVAGDPTPEEAQRISDAKSVIYEGALAAADRTPEQAIRESMGVLVDEQFGADVARDAHKRGIKLAMPVEKSGQNEFDFQYGDEFGAHILDFDPTFSKVLVRYNPEGDGVMNARQSAKLKQLGEWLHANDRTYLFEMLVPAEPHQLEAVGGDEERFDREVRPALMRRAIAELQQSGIEPDIWKIEGLDAREDCEAIAAQCRIGGRDGVVCIVLGRGADDSACDTWLRTASGVPGYVGLAIGRSIWWDPLKAYVGGQLPREQAADRIAENYLRFVSVYRAG